The sequence ATCATTACCGGAACCGTTACCGACGGAGGCACCGGTGAAGTACTGGCCGGAACTACAGTTCAGGTCAAAGGAACCAACGTCGGAGCAACGAGCGATGCGAAAGGGCAGTATCAGATTTCGCTGCCTGCTACTGGAAAAGTGCTTGTATTCTCGTTCATCGGGTATCAGCCTACTGAGGTTACGGTTGGAAGTCGAAGCGTCGTTGATGTAAAGTTGACCAATTCCGATAATGCGCTTAGCGAAGTTGTTGTGGTGGGTTATGGTGTGCAGAACCGACGCGACATTACTACGTCGATTGGCTCCGTAAAAGCAAGAGATCTCGCCAATCAGCCCGTTGCCAGTTTCGATCAGGCACTGGCTGCTAAAATCGCGGGTGTGCAGGTGACACAGACATCGGGAGCGCCGGGGGCAGCTCTATCTGTGCGGGTACGGGGTACGGGATCGATCAGCGCGGGTAATGATCCGTTGTATGTAATTGATGGAATTCCGCTTTCGCGCGATACCAAATATGCCACTGGCAGTACCAATACCCAGTTCCCTGATAATCCAATTAACGTACTCAGCACGGTCAATACCGACGATATCGAGAGTATCGAAGTGCTGAAAGATGCCTCTGCGGCTGCTATTTATGGTTCGCGTGGTTCGAATGGTGTTGTGCTGCTGACTACTAAACGGGGTAAGGAGGGCAAAACGGTCATTAGTTATGATTCCTACGTTGGAGTGCAGCAGGTGTCCAAAAAGATCGATATGATCAACGCCTATGAGTACGCTCAATTAAGCGCTGAAGCAAAAAATAATGCCTATATCGACCGAAATCCAACGGGGAAAATAACCGATTCTAACGATACTCGGAACAAGGGAGTAGGCGCGCCAAGTACGCTAATCCAGCCAGAAATTGTGCCTTACCTCTCTAATCAGCCTGGCCTAACCAACACCGACTGGCAGGATGCTATTTTCCGGTCAGCAACCATTCAGAACCACACACTTTCTATTTCGGGTGGTAAAGACAATGTTCGGTTCTATGTGTCGGGTAATTACCTCAATCAGCGGGGTGTCGTGATTAATTCGGGCTACAAACGCTATAGTGCGCGTGCCAATGTTGAAGTAAAAAGCGGTCGTTTAACGGCTGGAATCAACCTGAACCCGACTTATGGATACCATGACCTCATCAAAGCCGAAGGGCCATACCTGGGTGAGGGTGTAATCGGCCTGGCTTTGCAAATGCCGCCAATCTTCCCGGTCTACAACGCCGACGGCTCGTATAACTGGGGTGGTAATGCCTGGGGATACGGGGCTACATCGATCCTGAATCCGGTAGCTATTGCCAATCAGGTTAGTGATAAGATGAGCCAGTTGCGACTCCTGGGAAATGTTTACGCCCAATACAACATCACAAAAGACCTGTCGTATCGGCTCAGCCTTGGCACCGACATCAATAGCTTTCAGCGCGACTATTACCGGCCATCAACCCTCGAAATCCGGGATCGTAAAGGTCCATCGGTACCAACGGGTTTCTCGCGGGCGCAGAACTTTGTAGACTGGCTTGTCGAAAATACCCTGAACTATAGCCATTCTTTCGGAGCGCATAACGTATCGGCACTGGCGGGTTTCACGTCGCAGAAAGACCGCCGGGTTGCCAACGAACTGACGGCTACAAACTATCCGAACGATTTGGTTTACACACTCAACGCCGGGCAAGTGTCGTCGGGTAGTTCTGACGTTCAGGAGTGGTCGTTGCTGTCATATCTGGGTCGCGTTCAATATGATTACAACGGAAAATACCTGTTGTCGGCGGCTGTCCGGGCTGATGGGTCCTCCCGTTTCGGAAGCGATAATCGCTGGGGCTATTTCCCATCGGTTTCCGGAGGCTGGAACGTTTCGCAGGAGCCGTTCCTGAAATCGGCGACGTGGTTGAGTGATCTGAAACTCCGGGCTAGCTATGGTCTGACGGGTAATTTCCAGATTCCGAACTATGGGTCGATCAGTTTGCTGAGCTACTCAAACTACATTCTTGGGCCTGAAACAATCGTAAGTGGGCTGGCACCCAGTAATTCGGCGAATCCTAAGCTGAGATGGGAAAAAACAGCCATGTTTGATGTCGGATTCGATGTAAGCTTTTTCCGCAATAAGCTGAATCTGACCGTCGATTATTACAATGCCAATACCTCTGATCTGCTGCTCAATGTGCCGGTTCCACGGGCTTCGGGATTCAGCACCGAATTGCAGAACATTGGCAAAGTAAATAATCAGGGGCTGGAATTTACGCTTGGTACACATCAGACGTTCGGTCGGTTCCGCTGGGATGCCAGTGCCAACATTGCCGCTAACCGAAACAAGGTGAAAGCACTCGGACCCGCCGGTGATCCGATCATTGTGGCGGGTGGTGTGGCCGGAGCACAGTTCATCACCCAAATCGGACGCCCGATTGGCGAATACTACACCATGGTTTACGATGGTGTATTTAAAAATCAGGCTGAGATCGATGCGTATCCACATACGACCACGACCCGCCCCGGCGATTTCAAATTTATCGATACGAATAAAGACGGTAAAATCGACTTCAGCAGCGACCGGGCCGTTACGGGTAGCTATTTCCCGAAATATACCTTCGGCTTTAATACAAATCTGGCTTATGCTGGATTTGATCTGGGCATAGCTGTACAGGGCGTTCAGGGGCATAAAATTCTGAACCTGATCCGTCGGTATATCTACAATATGGAAGGAAACGGTAATCTGTTCAAAGGTGCGCTGGACCGCTGGCAATCGCCCGAGAACCCCGGCAATGGACTGGTTAACCGTGCCAATCGGCTGGCATCGGGTTCGAACGGGGAAATTTCGACCTGGCATATTGAAGATGGTTCGTATGTGCGAATCCGTACCATTACGCTGGGGTATACCTTGCCTACGACGTTACTGAATCGGTTGCATGTTAGCCGGGCGCGTGTCTATGTGACAACGCAGAATCCATTCACATTTACCAAATACCTTGGCTTTAATCCAGAGGTAAACAGCCGTCCTGATAGCGCGCTTTCATCGGGTGAAGATTACGGGACTTATCCATTACCCCGCACAACATCGGTTGGTATTAACCTCTCATTCTGACATAGCCATGAAAAAGATAACCTTACTTTTAATTTCTCTAATTAGCCTTTCGGCTTGCCAGAAGGATTTTCTGGACCTAAAACCTTTGTCGCAGCCAAACGTAGACAACTTCTACAAAACGGCAAACGACTTTGGGAATGCCGTCAATGGTGCTTACGATGCGCTGCAAAGTGCCAACCAGTATGGTGGCGACTTCAATACATTGATTGAAGCACGTGGTGATAATGTACTTGATAATGACCCATCGTCTGGTTCCGGTCTGCGTTACAATATAGACCGTTTCATTGAACCAACCACAAACACGGTTCTGCGTGATACGTGGGGGAGTTTGTATACGGGTATCAATCGTTGCAACCTGATACTGGATAAGATCGATGGTGTAACGATGGACGCGACATTGAAAGCGCGTTATAAAGGGGAAGCACAATTTATTCGGGCTCTGTCGTACTTCAACCTGGTGCGGTTATGGGGTAAAGTGCCACTTGTCTTAACCGCCGGAACAACCACCGAAGCCCGATCCTTTTCACGCAACGAAGTGGCCGATATTTATGCCGCTATTGAAAAGGATTTGACAGCCGCAGCGGCTGGTTTGCCGGTAAGCTACACGGGTAATGATATTGGCCGGGCAACAACTGGTTCGGCTAAAGGCTTGCTGGGTAAAGTGTATGTCACGGAAAAGAAATACGATCTGGCCGTGCCTCTCCTGAGGGATCTGGTGAACGGAACGACCTATCAGTTGCTGCCCAATATTGCCGATGTGTTTCTGGTCACGAACAAAAACAACGCAGAACTTTTGTTTGCTGTAAAATTCAAGAAGGGTGGTTTATTGGGCGAAGGGCATGGCTCTTGGTTTGGTACGAGCATTGGCGACCCCATTGAGCCGTCGTTGCGGGCTGCCTACCCGGCGGGTGATAAACGGCTTCCGCTAACGGTAATGATCCCGGTACCTACCAGTATCAACGCTGTGCCGAGGAAATATTACGATGAACTGTCTGGGACAAACGATGTCGGTAATGATTTCCCGGTGCTGCGTTTTGCCGATGTGATTCTGCTCTATGCCGAAGCCTTAAATGAGGTCGGTTACCAGGCAGACGGTGATGCATTCAAAGCCCTAAATCGGGTTCGTACGCGGGCAGGTGTGGCAAACTATACAGCCGCCCAGCTGGCAACTAAAGAAGCTTTCCGGGTAGCCATTATCAATGAACGGCGATTGGAACTAGCTCTGGAAAGTGACCGGTGGTTCGATCTGATTCGAACAGGAACGGCTGTGGATGCTATAAAAGTAACCGGCATTACGATGCCCACGTACCGTACGGTCTATCCAGTACCCCAGTCTGAAATTGATGTGTATAATAACAAAACCACGTTTCCTCAAAACGACGGGTATTGATTTAAAGTAACTGACAACAGAAACCCCCTGACTGGAATTATCTTCAGTCAGGGGGTTTCTGTTGTCAGAGTATCGGTTCGATTAAGAACTTAAACGATTAGCACAAACGCAATTTGTTCACACAA comes from Spirosoma aureum and encodes:
- a CDS encoding SusC/RagA family TonB-linked outer membrane protein, whose amino-acid sequence is MTIYLLNHGRKRLRQWWLLSLLVLASSVGYAQTIITGTVTDGGTGEVLAGTTVQVKGTNVGATSDAKGQYQISLPATGKVLVFSFIGYQPTEVTVGSRSVVDVKLTNSDNALSEVVVVGYGVQNRRDITTSIGSVKARDLANQPVASFDQALAAKIAGVQVTQTSGAPGAALSVRVRGTGSISAGNDPLYVIDGIPLSRDTKYATGSTNTQFPDNPINVLSTVNTDDIESIEVLKDASAAAIYGSRGSNGVVLLTTKRGKEGKTVISYDSYVGVQQVSKKIDMINAYEYAQLSAEAKNNAYIDRNPTGKITDSNDTRNKGVGAPSTLIQPEIVPYLSNQPGLTNTDWQDAIFRSATIQNHTLSISGGKDNVRFYVSGNYLNQRGVVINSGYKRYSARANVEVKSGRLTAGINLNPTYGYHDLIKAEGPYLGEGVIGLALQMPPIFPVYNADGSYNWGGNAWGYGATSILNPVAIANQVSDKMSQLRLLGNVYAQYNITKDLSYRLSLGTDINSFQRDYYRPSTLEIRDRKGPSVPTGFSRAQNFVDWLVENTLNYSHSFGAHNVSALAGFTSQKDRRVANELTATNYPNDLVYTLNAGQVSSGSSDVQEWSLLSYLGRVQYDYNGKYLLSAAVRADGSSRFGSDNRWGYFPSVSGGWNVSQEPFLKSATWLSDLKLRASYGLTGNFQIPNYGSISLLSYSNYILGPETIVSGLAPSNSANPKLRWEKTAMFDVGFDVSFFRNKLNLTVDYYNANTSDLLLNVPVPRASGFSTELQNIGKVNNQGLEFTLGTHQTFGRFRWDASANIAANRNKVKALGPAGDPIIVAGGVAGAQFITQIGRPIGEYYTMVYDGVFKNQAEIDAYPHTTTTRPGDFKFIDTNKDGKIDFSSDRAVTGSYFPKYTFGFNTNLAYAGFDLGIAVQGVQGHKILNLIRRYIYNMEGNGNLFKGALDRWQSPENPGNGLVNRANRLASGSNGEISTWHIEDGSYVRIRTITLGYTLPTTLLNRLHVSRARVYVTTQNPFTFTKYLGFNPEVNSRPDSALSSGEDYGTYPLPRTTSVGINLSF
- a CDS encoding RagB/SusD family nutrient uptake outer membrane protein, whose protein sequence is MKKITLLLISLISLSACQKDFLDLKPLSQPNVDNFYKTANDFGNAVNGAYDALQSANQYGGDFNTLIEARGDNVLDNDPSSGSGLRYNIDRFIEPTTNTVLRDTWGSLYTGINRCNLILDKIDGVTMDATLKARYKGEAQFIRALSYFNLVRLWGKVPLVLTAGTTTEARSFSRNEVADIYAAIEKDLTAAAAGLPVSYTGNDIGRATTGSAKGLLGKVYVTEKKYDLAVPLLRDLVNGTTYQLLPNIADVFLVTNKNNAELLFAVKFKKGGLLGEGHGSWFGTSIGDPIEPSLRAAYPAGDKRLPLTVMIPVPTSINAVPRKYYDELSGTNDVGNDFPVLRFADVILLYAEALNEVGYQADGDAFKALNRVRTRAGVANYTAAQLATKEAFRVAIINERRLELALESDRWFDLIRTGTAVDAIKVTGITMPTYRTVYPVPQSEIDVYNNKTTFPQNDGY